From a single Bacillus pseudomycoides DSM 12442 genomic region:
- a CDS encoding tail fiber domain-containing protein, producing the protein MRAGFSDASTNIRLVDEVINGVTYKSVFLEMQRSGISVLHANDFQVLYSGNGKWHFRRGKTSSYSSSLTISDNGSDADLVMPNVTMRNSRVTGYTGVVQFLTPNIVGDGWGGVQAHIIALSLREYKSNIRDVPFSALEKVRNAKIREFNYKGDTNLLYEMRENKDPNDPPLTTKDIKQYYGLIVDESDDVFVDKDKTGTHLYSMTSLTMRAVQELDEKHDQDIAVLKGQLEAKDVEIAAMNNRVASLEALVQSLIDKGSQIEASPTTEQQ; encoded by the coding sequence ATGAGAGCAGGATTCTCTGATGCTAGTACAAATATCAGACTAGTAGATGAGGTAATAAATGGAGTAACCTATAAATCTGTATTTTTGGAAATGCAAAGAAGTGGAATCAGTGTATTACATGCTAACGATTTCCAAGTTCTCTACTCTGGAAATGGAAAATGGCATTTCAGACGCGGTAAAACTAGTTCATACAGTTCATCATTAACAATATCTGATAATGGTTCGGATGCTGATTTAGTAATGCCGAACGTAACAATGCGAAACAGTAGAGTTACGGGCTATACAGGAGTTGTTCAGTTTTTAACTCCGAATATTGTTGGTGATGGATGGGGAGGAGTGCAAGCTCATATAATAGCTCTATCTTTACGAGAATACAAATCAAATATTCGCGATGTACCGTTTTCTGCTTTAGAGAAAGTTAGAAATGCTAAGATTAGGGAGTTTAATTATAAGGGTGATACGAATTTACTTTATGAAATGAGGGAGAACAAAGATCCTAATGATCCTCCTTTAACAACGAAAGACATCAAACAATATTACGGTCTTATTGTTGATGAATCGGATGATGTCTTTGTTGATAAAGATAAAACAGGTACTCACTTGTATTCTATGACATCATTAACGATGAGAGCAGTTCAAGAACTAGATGAAAAACATGATCAAGATATAGCAGTATTAAAAGGACAATTAGAAGCAAAAGATGTAGAGATAGCAGCAATGAATAATCGAGTAGCATCTTTAGAAGCTTTAGTTCAAAGTTTAATCGATAAAGGAAGCCAAATAGAAGCGTCACCGACAACAGAGCAGCAATAG
- a CDS encoding hemolysin XhlA family protein, with amino-acid sequence MQEIIELKQEIQQIKSDQKDMQRDIRSLETRTTVNENDIVNINKQLEKISANTTWILRIIIGAIVTALIGLLLKGGV; translated from the coding sequence ATGCAAGAAATTATCGAGTTAAAGCAAGAAATCCAACAAATTAAATCAGATCAAAAAGATATGCAACGTGATATCCGCAGCTTAGAAACTCGTACTACTGTCAATGAGAACGACATCGTGAATATAAACAAGCAGCTTGAAAAAATCAGTGCCAATACAACCTGGATTCTCCGCATCATAATCGGTGCGATTGTAACAGCACTTATTGGATTACTCTTGAAAGGAGGTGTATAA
- a CDS encoding MBL fold metallo-hydrolase, with protein sequence MKKVEQLSSQLYLIDDYDLQHNERTGTYVLLGDDITLIETCAAPSLPHILNGLQQLRIDLADVKNIIVTHVHLDHAGGAGLMMEKCPNATLFVHSRGARHMIDPTKLIQGAKAVYGDAFDELFNPILPIPEKRVHIVQDGDILQISENRMLSFYDTPGHAKHHISIHDSLTNGIFTGDTIGIYYRELTELGVELYLPTTSPSQFQPDAMMAAKDRIRNMNVDLIYFGHYGASSHVSEVYKQLEDWLPIFVEAGKQVFEKNQDFEAASHELYTLLLEKVSSHLSQQGVPATHSVYDVIKLDMEISAMGIIDYLTKQEKAKTTTN encoded by the coding sequence ATGAAAAAAGTTGAACAGTTATCCTCTCAGTTATATCTCATTGATGATTACGATTTACAACATAACGAGCGTACAGGTACATACGTATTACTCGGTGATGATATTACTTTAATCGAAACGTGTGCAGCCCCTTCTCTTCCGCACATTCTAAATGGCTTACAACAATTACGCATTGACTTAGCAGATGTTAAAAACATTATCGTTACCCATGTTCATCTTGATCATGCTGGCGGAGCTGGTTTAATGATGGAAAAATGTCCAAATGCTACTTTATTTGTCCATTCACGTGGCGCACGCCATATGATTGATCCTACAAAATTAATCCAAGGTGCCAAAGCTGTCTATGGCGATGCTTTTGATGAACTCTTTAATCCGATCCTTCCTATTCCAGAAAAACGTGTCCATATTGTACAAGATGGTGACATACTACAAATTTCAGAAAATCGGATGCTTTCATTTTACGATACACCAGGGCACGCCAAGCACCATATTAGTATCCATGATTCTTTAACAAATGGCATTTTCACAGGTGACACGATTGGTATTTATTATCGAGAACTAACTGAACTTGGCGTTGAACTATATTTACCAACCACATCTCCATCACAGTTTCAACCCGACGCGATGATGGCAGCAAAAGACCGCATTCGAAATATGAACGTTGACCTCATCTATTTCGGGCATTACGGTGCATCTTCCCATGTTTCTGAAGTGTATAAACAGCTTGAAGACTGGCTCCCTATCTTTGTTGAAGCAGGAAAACAAGTATTTGAAAAAAACCAGGATTTTGAAGCAGCAAGCCATGAATTGTATACTTTATTACTTGAAAAAGTCTCTTCTCATCTTTCACAGCAAGGTGTACCAGCAACTCATTCTGTTTACGATGTGATAAAACTAGATATGGAAATCAGTGCGATGGGAATTATTGATTATCTTACAAAGCAAGAAAAGGCCAAAACAACTACTAACTAA
- a CDS encoding S8 family peptidase, whose product MKSKIGVFLLVLSLVFGCILYNPSVSNADSLSKEYVPNQIIVKFKDNTSLSKTQEFHKSVGADVVSKDDVLKFEVIKFTKGTVKDKIKIYKNNPDVEYAEPNYYFHAFWTPNDPYFSNQYGLLKIQAPQAWDAQRSAPAVKIAIVDTGVQGNHPDLSSKVIYGHDYVDNDSQSDDGNGHGTHCAGIAGALTNNNIGIAGVAPQSSIYAVRVLDSQGSGTLDAVAKGIRESADAGAKVISLSLGASSGGTALQQAIQYAWNKGAVIVAAAGNDGNTRPNYPAYYNEVIAVASTDQNDQKSHFSNYGSWVDVAAPGSSIYSTYKGSTYRSLSGTSMATPQVAGVAGLLANQGYTNVQIRQIIEATSDKISGTGTYWKNGRVNANKAVQYGTMLNENKAS is encoded by the coding sequence TTGAAAAGTAAAATTGGTGTTTTTTTACTTGTGTTATCTTTGGTTTTTGGTTGCATCCTTTATAACCCCTCTGTATCGAATGCAGACTCCTTATCCAAGGAATATGTTCCGAACCAAATTATTGTAAAATTTAAAGACAATACGTCTCTTAGTAAAACTCAAGAATTTCATAAATCAGTAGGAGCTGACGTTGTATCAAAAGATGATGTCTTGAAGTTTGAAGTTATTAAATTTACTAAAGGTACTGTCAAAGATAAAATAAAAATTTATAAGAATAATCCTGATGTAGAATATGCAGAGCCAAACTATTATTTTCATGCATTTTGGACTCCTAATGATCCCTATTTTAGTAATCAATATGGGCTACTAAAAATCCAAGCACCTCAGGCATGGGATGCACAGAGAAGTGCTCCTGCTGTCAAAATCGCTATTGTCGATACCGGTGTACAAGGTAATCATCCTGATTTATCCTCTAAAGTTATATACGGCCACGATTATGTAGATAATGATAGTCAATCAGATGATGGAAATGGTCATGGTACACACTGTGCGGGTATTGCAGGTGCTCTTACAAACAATAATATTGGAATTGCAGGAGTTGCTCCACAATCCTCTATATATGCAGTCCGAGTACTTGATAGTCAAGGAAGTGGGACTCTTGATGCTGTAGCAAAAGGTATCAGAGAATCTGCCGATGCTGGAGCAAAAGTCATTAGCTTAAGTTTAGGAGCTTCTAGTGGAGGAACTGCATTGCAACAAGCCATTCAATACGCTTGGAATAAAGGCGCTGTGATAGTTGCAGCTGCAGGAAATGATGGAAATACAAGACCAAATTATCCTGCTTATTACAATGAAGTAATTGCAGTTGCATCTACAGATCAAAATGACCAAAAATCTCATTTCTCAAATTATGGAAGCTGGGTGGATGTAGCAGCTCCTGGTTCGAGTATCTACTCTACGTATAAAGGCAGCACGTACCGATCATTAAGTGGTACATCTATGGCAACCCCACAGGTGGCAGGAGTTGCAGGATTATTAGCAAATCAAGGCTACACTAACGTACAAATTCGTCAAATTATTGAAGCCACATCTGATAAAATCTCCGGAACAGGAACCTATTGGAAGAATGGTAGAGTGAATGCAAATAAAGCTGTACAGTATGGAACTATGTTAAATGAGAATAAAGCTTCATAA
- a CDS encoding DUF3925 family protein, translated as MKTAQREMISNREFYFVLYMMLLFVAGWFMDVNGLFLSKYFTLAGMISLPLVGGLVGFFIMSISKEQTK; from the coding sequence ATGAAAACTGCACAACGTGAAATGATTTCAAATCGCGAGTTTTACTTCGTATTATACATGATGTTACTATTTGTTGCCGGTTGGTTTATGGATGTGAATGGACTATTTTTAAGCAAGTACTTTACACTTGCAGGAATGATTTCTCTTCCACTAGTTGGTGGTCTTGTCGGATTCTTTATTATGTCAATTAGTAAAGAACAAACAAAATAA
- a CDS encoding peptidoglycan recognition protein family protein → MKKSIKLASSVFMTLLLLLSFATGAFADRTLIIPDLPKQPYRYGVGAYEGVVAHSTATPEAPAINIQKYETRTWRNAFVHYAVDWNETIQIADTKYIAYGGGPGANKRFVHVELCETADYDKFKRSYDKYVKLLAKILRDRGLSVEKGLWTHYDVTKYLGGTDHEDTLDYLRSHGVSEAQFRADVKRAYNNANVEVSVPEQPSKPAEVPTANVEGVVYIQGNNINLRKGPDASYSVIRQLNKPEAYQVWGEKDGWLNLGGNQWVYNNPSYIKFEKKELVNPVVGKRVVAKVDNLRFYDSASWADKDVAGTLDAGLGFAIDAKVTVNGSTQYKVHNSK, encoded by the coding sequence ATGAAAAAATCAATTAAACTAGCTTCCTCTGTATTTATGACTCTATTGCTCCTGTTGAGTTTTGCTACAGGGGCTTTTGCTGATAGAACGCTTATTATTCCCGATTTACCGAAACAGCCGTACCGTTATGGAGTAGGGGCTTACGAGGGCGTTGTGGCGCATAGCACAGCGACTCCAGAAGCTCCGGCTATTAATATTCAAAAATATGAAACTCGTACATGGAGAAATGCCTTCGTACACTATGCAGTCGATTGGAACGAAACAATCCAAATTGCCGATACAAAATACATTGCTTATGGCGGTGGACCTGGTGCGAATAAACGTTTTGTACACGTAGAGTTATGCGAGACGGCAGATTATGATAAATTCAAACGCTCATATGATAAATATGTGAAGTTACTAGCTAAGATTTTACGTGACCGCGGTTTATCTGTAGAAAAAGGATTATGGACTCACTATGATGTGACGAAGTATTTGGGTGGTACTGACCACGAAGATACGCTTGATTACTTGCGCAGTCATGGTGTATCAGAAGCTCAATTCCGTGCAGATGTGAAGCGTGCATACAATAATGCTAATGTTGAAGTTTCTGTTCCTGAGCAACCATCTAAACCAGCAGAAGTACCAACTGCAAATGTTGAAGGAGTTGTATACATTCAAGGTAATAATATAAATCTGCGTAAAGGCCCAGATGCAAGCTATTCCGTTATTCGTCAACTAAACAAACCGGAAGCATACCAAGTTTGGGGCGAGAAAGATGGATGGCTAAACCTCGGTGGGAATCAATGGGTTTATAACAATCCTTCTTACATCAAATTTGAGAAGAAAGAGCTAGTTAATCCGGTTGTAGGTAAGCGCGTTGTCGCTAAAGTGGACAACCTACGTTTCTATGATTCTGCTTCATGGGCAGATAAAGATGTTGCTGGTACCTTAGATGCAGGATTAGGATTTGCAATTGATGCCAAAGTAACTGTAAATGGTTCAACTCAGTACAAAGTACACAACAGCAAATGA
- a CDS encoding glutathione peroxidase has product MTVYDFSAKTITGEEKSLREYEGKVLLIVNVASKCGFTPQYKGLQAIYEKYKEQGFEILGFPCNQFGGQEPGTEEEITSFCELNYGVSFPMFTKVDVKGDNVHPLYTYMTDQAPGILGMKAVKWNFTKFLIGRDGKVIDRFAPQKKPEELEKEIEKIL; this is encoded by the coding sequence ATGACAGTTTATGATTTTTCTGCAAAAACAATTACAGGGGAAGAAAAATCGTTACGAGAGTATGAAGGTAAAGTTCTTCTCATTGTAAATGTTGCAAGTAAATGTGGATTTACACCGCAATATAAAGGATTACAAGCCATTTATGAAAAGTATAAAGAGCAAGGATTCGAAATCTTAGGTTTCCCATGTAACCAATTTGGAGGACAAGAACCAGGTACAGAAGAGGAGATTACAAGTTTTTGTGAATTAAATTACGGTGTATCCTTTCCGATGTTCACTAAAGTTGATGTAAAAGGTGATAACGTGCATCCACTATATACATATATGACGGATCAGGCACCGGGCATACTTGGTATGAAGGCAGTAAAGTGGAATTTTACGAAGTTTTTAATAGGGCGTGATGGGAAAGTGATTGATCGATTTGCGCCTCAGAAGAAGCCGGAAGAATTAGAGAAGGAGATTGAAAAGATATTATAA
- a CDS encoding YxiF family protein produces MSNANKSRMEILKMKAKRNASRKELINELSNIITVSMDSFMDAESNDLLCKELFNKLEQNSNIKNFGSTDYKENGKLSIALLKETAKSIKFPVNQGRLFFSRGGKIEAVKLNISEVFDNLEELSTISRFLTGYADFVLVGDDLEFGVCIERTEYYYEFSMWGITTV; encoded by the coding sequence TTGAGTAATGCGAATAAAAGTCGAATGGAAATTTTGAAAATGAAAGCAAAAAGAAACGCTAGTAGAAAGGAACTTATAAACGAACTTTCTAATATTATTACCGTTTCTATGGACTCATTTATGGATGCAGAATCTAATGATTTACTTTGTAAAGAATTATTTAATAAGCTAGAACAAAATTCAAATATAAAAAATTTTGGTAGTACTGATTATAAAGAAAATGGGAAACTATCAATAGCACTGTTAAAAGAAACAGCTAAAAGTATTAAATTTCCAGTTAATCAAGGAAGACTCTTTTTCTCTAGAGGTGGTAAAATTGAAGCAGTTAAGCTGAACATCTCTGAAGTATTTGATAATTTAGAAGAGTTATCAACCATTTCAAGATTTCTAACTGGGTATGCTGATTTTGTATTAGTTGGTGATGATTTAGAATTCGGTGTATGTATTGAGAGAACGGAATATTATTATGAATTTAGTATGTGGGGAATAACAACAGTTTAA
- a CDS encoding zinc dependent phospholipase C family protein, with product MGSRIMHLIIANGIAEKLSIPDKTSFLLGGVAPDAVHSKEEKNVSHFYAGTTKNYTRRIDYGTFLQKYKKYMDSSFILGYYTHLIADDNWLNGFFLPWLKNRIEHDQTILSMYHNDFKLLNGKLLHLYDKDQQLFPFLNQKATIANIEEVSEENVLAFKKLIFDDMLYSKQDLHTNLQVFTFDQIVGYVETAIEKGVFYLEQLSNNRSTTNIF from the coding sequence ATGGGGTCACGAATTATGCATTTGATTATCGCAAATGGTATTGCAGAGAAATTATCCATCCCTGATAAAACATCTTTCTTGCTTGGGGGAGTAGCTCCTGATGCAGTTCATTCAAAAGAGGAAAAAAACGTATCACATTTTTATGCTGGTACAACAAAAAACTATACCAGAAGAATTGATTACGGTACATTTCTTCAAAAATATAAAAAGTACATGGATTCCTCTTTCATTTTAGGGTATTATACACACCTTATTGCTGATGATAATTGGCTCAACGGTTTTTTTCTTCCTTGGCTCAAAAATAGAATCGAGCACGATCAAACAATTTTATCTATGTACCATAATGATTTCAAATTATTAAACGGAAAATTGTTACATCTCTACGATAAAGATCAGCAATTATTTCCTTTCCTTAATCAAAAAGCAACCATAGCAAATATTGAAGAAGTTTCAGAAGAAAATGTGCTAGCTTTTAAAAAGCTTATTTTTGATGATATGCTGTATTCCAAGCAAGATTTGCATACAAACTTACAAGTATTCACATTTGATCAAATCGTCGGTTATGTAGAGACTGCTATTGAGAAAGGAGTATTCTATCTAGAACAGCTCTCTAACAATAGATCTACTACAAATATTTTTTAA
- a CDS encoding formate--tetrahydrofolate ligase, producing the protein MTTTTTVKSDIEIAQEASMKKIQEIAAELNILEEELEPYGHYKGKLSLDIFKRLQTEKDGKVVLVTAINPTPAGEGKSTVTVGLGQAFNKIGKKAVIALREPSLGPTMGLKGGAAGGGYSQVVPMEDINLHFTGDIHAITTANNALAAFIDNHIQQGNTLKIDTRKIVWKRCVDLNDRALRNVVIGLGGPVQGVPREDGFDITVASEIMAVFCLATDIQDLKARLSRIVVAYNMDNEPVTVKDLGVEGALTLLLKDALKPNLVQTLENTPAIIHGGPFANIAHGCNSVIATTMAAKLGDYVITEAGFGADLGAEKFLDIKARAAGIKPEAVVIVATIRALKMHGGVARDQLKEENVDALAKGMENLQKHVETIQAFGVPFVIAINKFITDTDAEVAYLQEWCNERGYEVSLTEVWEKGGQGGVDLAEKVLKVIEKGDNKYAPLYDLELPLEEKIRTIAQKVYGAKDIEFAPKARKQLAQFTGEGWSNLPVCMAKTQYSLSDDATKLGRPSDFIVTIRELKPSIGAGFIVALTGTMLTMPGLPKQPAALQMDVNEDGKAVGLF; encoded by the coding sequence ATGACAACTACTACAACAGTTAAATCCGATATTGAAATTGCACAAGAAGCAAGTATGAAGAAAATTCAAGAGATTGCAGCGGAGTTAAACATTTTAGAAGAAGAACTAGAGCCTTATGGTCATTATAAAGGGAAGTTATCTCTTGATATTTTTAAGCGCTTACAAACCGAAAAGGACGGAAAAGTTGTTTTAGTAACAGCGATTAACCCGACTCCAGCAGGAGAAGGTAAATCAACAGTAACAGTTGGTTTAGGTCAAGCTTTTAATAAAATTGGTAAAAAAGCAGTAATTGCACTTCGTGAGCCATCACTTGGACCAACAATGGGACTAAAGGGCGGTGCAGCAGGTGGAGGTTATTCACAAGTTGTACCAATGGAAGATATCAATCTTCACTTTACTGGTGATATTCATGCCATTACAACTGCAAATAACGCATTAGCAGCGTTTATCGATAACCATATTCAACAAGGAAATACACTTAAAATTGATACGCGAAAAATCGTATGGAAGCGTTGTGTCGATTTAAATGACCGTGCACTGCGTAATGTGGTAATTGGTCTTGGTGGGCCAGTTCAAGGTGTACCGCGTGAAGACGGTTTTGATATTACAGTAGCATCTGAAATTATGGCTGTATTCTGCCTTGCGACAGATATTCAAGATTTAAAAGCACGTTTATCTCGCATTGTCGTTGCTTATAATATGGACAACGAGCCTGTAACAGTTAAAGATTTAGGCGTAGAAGGAGCGTTAACACTTTTATTAAAAGATGCGTTAAAACCAAACTTAGTACAAACATTAGAAAATACACCAGCAATCATTCATGGTGGACCATTCGCTAATATCGCTCACGGTTGTAACAGTGTTATCGCTACAACAATGGCAGCAAAATTAGGTGATTATGTAATCACGGAAGCTGGTTTCGGTGCGGACTTAGGTGCTGAAAAATTCTTAGATATTAAAGCGCGTGCAGCTGGTATTAAACCAGAAGCAGTCGTTATCGTTGCGACAATTCGTGCGCTTAAAATGCACGGCGGTGTGGCGAGAGATCAGCTGAAAGAAGAAAATGTAGATGCGCTAGCAAAAGGAATGGAAAACTTACAAAAACATGTTGAAACAATTCAAGCGTTCGGTGTTCCATTCGTAATCGCAATTAATAAATTCATTACAGATACAGATGCAGAAGTTGCATACTTACAAGAATGGTGCAACGAGCGTGGCTACGAAGTATCCTTAACAGAAGTTTGGGAAAAAGGTGGCCAAGGTGGTGTAGACCTTGCTGAGAAAGTATTAAAAGTAATTGAAAAAGGTGACAACAAATACGCACCACTTTATGATTTAGAATTACCATTAGAAGAAAAAATTCGTACAATTGCTCAAAAAGTATACGGCGCAAAAGATATTGAATTTGCTCCGAAAGCACGTAAGCAATTGGCTCAATTTACAGGGGAAGGTTGGAGTAACCTACCAGTATGTATGGCGAAAACACAATACTCTCTTTCTGACGATGCAACAAAATTAGGTCGACCATCTGACTTTATTGTTACAATTCGTGAACTGAAACCATCTATCGGTGCAGGATTTATTGTAGCGTTAACTGGAACAATGTTAACAATGCCAGGTCTTCCAAAACAACCAGCTGCTCTTCAAATGGACGTAAATGAAGATGGAAAAGCAGTAGGTTTATTCTAA
- a CDS encoding EndoU domain-containing protein, whose product MCQGFKPLSKETYIDRVPIGDVANLQENINVKDGNMIFGEYKGVRVGVIKTNGKIGTVFPDGTKQP is encoded by the coding sequence ATGTGTCAAGGGTTTAAGCCTCTTAGTAAAGAGACATATATTGATCGCGTTCCCATTGGTGATGTTGCTAACCTTCAAGAAAATATAAATGTAAAAGACGGAAATATGATATTTGGTGAATATAAAGGCGTAAGGGTTGGAGTAATAAAAACAAACGGTAAGATTGGAACTGTATTCCCAGATGGAACAAAACAACCTTAA
- a CDS encoding quinone oxidoreductase family protein encodes MKAIVVTAFGGPETMKYTEVDMPTFNEKQVLIRVIATSVNFADIKSRYGKKGNRKLPFIPGIDAAGIVEQVGSSVKNIRVGQRVIAFPLNGSYAEYVVANENLTFVLPDEVDFTTAAACPVVSFTSYNLLANIARLQQGETVLIHAAAGGIGTTSIQLAKILGAGKIIGTVGNKAKKKVALEAGADHVICYQDEDFSKKANELTGGKGADVILDSISGAVSEKSLECLAYYGRLVHFGNASGEIGTFRTKDLHASCRSILGFSFGTTRKKRPHLLCHTANQVFQYLRDGSLQIAIGKCFTLRDAGKAHEWVESRQSTGKIILTVK; translated from the coding sequence ATGAAAGCTATTGTTGTAACTGCATTCGGTGGACCTGAAACAATGAAGTATACAGAAGTAGATATGCCGACTTTTAATGAAAAGCAGGTGTTAATTCGCGTTATTGCTACAAGCGTCAATTTTGCCGATATTAAATCTCGCTACGGTAAAAAGGGAAATCGAAAACTCCCATTTATTCCTGGCATAGACGCCGCAGGTATTGTAGAACAGGTAGGTTCTAGTGTAAAAAACATCCGCGTAGGACAGCGTGTAATCGCCTTTCCTCTTAATGGATCGTATGCTGAATATGTTGTCGCCAATGAAAACCTTACGTTTGTGTTACCTGATGAAGTTGACTTCACAACCGCCGCTGCTTGTCCTGTTGTATCTTTTACGAGCTACAACCTGCTTGCGAATATAGCAAGATTACAGCAAGGTGAAACCGTTCTTATTCATGCTGCGGCTGGTGGTATCGGAACAACATCGATTCAATTAGCAAAAATACTAGGGGCTGGAAAAATTATTGGAACAGTCGGAAATAAAGCGAAAAAGAAAGTTGCTTTAGAAGCTGGGGCTGATCATGTTATTTGTTATCAAGATGAGGATTTTAGTAAAAAGGCAAATGAACTTACGGGTGGTAAAGGTGCCGATGTTATTTTGGATTCCATTTCCGGGGCAGTATCAGAAAAAAGCTTGGAGTGTTTGGCTTACTATGGTCGCCTTGTCCATTTTGGTAATGCAAGCGGGGAAATTGGCACATTTCGGACAAAGGATTTACATGCAAGCTGTCGTTCTATTCTTGGCTTTAGCTTTGGAACAACTCGTAAGAAACGTCCTCACTTACTTTGTCATACCGCTAACCAAGTTTTTCAGTATTTACGTGATGGAAGCCTACAAATTGCAATTGGTAAATGCTTTACACTTCGAGATGCAGGGAAAGCACATGAATGGGTCGAAAGTAGACAGAGTACAGGAAAAATCATTCTGACTGTTAAATAG
- a CDS encoding DEAD/DEAH box helicase has product MIKDMQPFLQQAWEKAGFKEFTEIQKQAIPMILEGQDVIAESPTGTGKTLAYLLPLLHKINPEVKQPQVVILAPTRELVMQIHEEVQKFTAGTDISGASLIGGADIKRQVERLKKHPKVIVGSPGRILELIRMKKLKMHEVKTIVFDEFDQIVKQKMMETVFDVIKSTMRDRQLVFFSATMTKDAEEVARDFAVEPELVRIKRTETKSLVEHTYIVCERREKNDYIRRVMHTGNVKAVAFLNDPYRLDEIAEKLKYRKMKAAALHAEANKQEREATMRAFRQGKIEILLATDIAARGLDIDDLTHVIHLELPDTLDQYIHRSGRTGRMGKEGTVVSLVTPQEERKLLQFAKKLGIQFKKQEMFKGTFVESKPKAPKKKKPAFTGKKKPR; this is encoded by the coding sequence ATGATAAAAGACATGCAACCATTTTTGCAACAAGCTTGGGAGAAGGCTGGTTTTAAAGAATTTACTGAAATTCAAAAACAAGCAATTCCAATGATTTTAGAAGGACAAGACGTTATAGCTGAATCTCCAACTGGAACAGGAAAAACATTAGCGTACTTATTACCACTTTTACATAAAATTAATCCTGAAGTGAAACAACCACAGGTTGTCATTTTAGCTCCAACACGTGAACTTGTTATGCAAATTCATGAAGAAGTTCAAAAGTTTACAGCAGGAACTGATATTTCAGGTGCATCTTTAATTGGTGGTGCGGATATTAAGCGCCAAGTGGAAAGATTGAAGAAACATCCGAAGGTAATCGTTGGTTCACCAGGACGTATTTTAGAATTAATTCGCATGAAAAAATTAAAAATGCACGAAGTGAAAACAATTGTATTTGATGAATTTGATCAAATTGTAAAACAAAAGATGATGGAAACTGTGTTTGATGTAATTAAATCCACAATGCGTGATCGTCAACTAGTATTCTTCTCTGCAACAATGACAAAAGACGCAGAAGAAGTAGCACGCGATTTTGCGGTTGAACCAGAATTAGTTCGCATTAAACGTACGGAAACAAAAAGTTTAGTTGAGCATACGTATATCGTTTGTGAGCGTCGTGAAAAAAATGATTACATTAGAAGAGTTATGCATACTGGCAATGTAAAAGCGGTAGCCTTTTTAAATGATCCATATCGTTTAGACGAGATTGCTGAAAAATTAAAGTATCGCAAAATGAAAGCAGCCGCACTTCATGCAGAAGCAAATAAACAAGAACGTGAAGCAACGATGCGCGCATTCCGTCAAGGGAAAATAGAAATCCTACTTGCCACTGATATTGCAGCGCGTGGGTTAGATATTGATGATTTAACGCACGTGATTCACTTAGAATTACCTGATACTTTAGACCAATATATTCACCGTTCAGGTCGTACCGGACGTATGGGGAAAGAGGGGACAGTTGTTTCCCTTGTTACTCCGCAAGAAGAGCGTAAACTACTCCAATTTGCGAAGAAATTAGGCATTCAGTTTAAGAAACAAGAAATGTTTAAAGGGACATTTGTAGAGTCTAAACCGAAAGCACCAAAGAAAAAGAAACCTGCATTTACTGGGAAGAAGAAGCCTAGATAA